The following coding sequences are from one Paenibacillus tundrae window:
- a CDS encoding helix-turn-helix domain-containing protein, with protein sequence MQVFEDWNQKVKKTFNATNPTAVLTVAEAGSALGLSKDQMKLYVDKNKLTKVPIMRSVHRYLLLKSEIDDIVNKR encoded by the coding sequence ATGCAGGTATTTGAAGACTGGAACCAGAAAGTGAAGAAAACGTTTAATGCAACGAATCCAACGGCTGTACTTACTGTTGCCGAAGCGGGCAGCGCATTAGGTTTGTCGAAAGACCAGATGAAGCTGTATGTGGATAAAAATAAATTGACCAAGGTTCCGATTATGAGGAGTGTACACAGATACCTCTTATTGAAGAGCGAGATCGATGATATCGTTAATAAACGTTAA